From the genome of Deinococcus betulae:
CCTGCAGGGCATTTTTCCTTCTCGCTCTTAACATACGGAGATGCTGTGGAACCTTTTGTAGGAGAAATCAGGCTCTTTGGCGGCAACTTCGCTCCTGTCGGTTGGACCTTTTGTGACGGTAGCCTCCTGAATATCTCGGACTACGAGACGCTCTATACCCTCATTGGCACGACCTATGGAGGCGACGGGCAGACAAACTTTGCCGTCCCGGACCTGCGGGGCCGCCTGCCGGTGCATATGGGCACGCAGCAGGGCAACACCCTGGCGCTGGGCCAGACCACCGGCAGCGAAACAGTCACGCTGAATAGCACGCAGATGCCGGTGCATGGTCACGCCCTGCAGGCCAGCTCTCAGACTGCACCAGCCGGAGGCGGCGTCACCGCCGGCGCCTTTCTGGCGCAGCCCGAGGCCGGCGAGCTGTATGCCGGCACTGGCCGGCGCCCAAAGACCCTGAGTCCCCAGACCATTGGGGTCAGCGGCGGCAGTCAGCCGCACTCCAATCAGTCGCCGTATCTGTGCGTCAACTTCATCATTTCGCTCTTCGGGATTTACCCGTCTCAGGGCTGAGGCAGTCATGGAACCTTTTTTAGGCGAAATTCAGATGTTTGCAGGCAACTTCGCGCCCCGGGGCTGGGCCCTGTGTAACGGTCAGCTCCTGCCCCTTTCACAGAACACAGCGCTGTTTTCTCTGCTTGGCACCACCTATGGGGGTGACGGGCGCACCACCTTTGCCCTTCCCAACCTTCAGGCCGCCAGTCCTATGGCGCCGGGCCAGGGACCGGGGCTCTCGTTCCATCAACTGGGCGAGCAAGGTGGCAGCGCGGCCGTCACCCTGCTGAACCAGGAGATGCCAGCCCACATACACACCGTCAATGCCTTTGACATTCCGGGCACCAGCCCAGTGCCCACCGACCGCTCCCTGGCCCGGAGCGTGCAGTTCAACGCCTATGCACCTCAGACACCAGGCACCGTCCTGAACACCAGCAGCGTCAGCGTCACCGGGGCGGCCCAGCCTCACAACAATATGCCCCCCTACCTGACCATCACTTTCATCATTGCGCTCCAGGGCATCTTTCCGCAGCGGCCCTGAACCCTTTCGTCTGAGTCTCACCCCCGAGGAGAATTCATGTTTGCCCTTCCCCGCTGGCCGCTATGACCCCACCTTCCCGCCGCAGTGTCCTGAAAGCCGCTGCCCTGGTGCCCGCCCTGTTCGGAGCTGGCCAGGCGCGCGCTGTGGCCGTGCGCCCCCTCCACCTGGCAGCCCTGGTGCCCGAGCATGACAGCGTGCCCGGCTTTACTGCTGCATTTTTAGCAGGGCTGCGCTCGGCTCTGGACACCACCAGAATTGTCCTGCAGGTTACGGCCAGTGGCCCGCGCCCCAGCCAGCTGCGCCGGGCTGCAGAGGAGGTCTTGCAAGGCACCCCCGACCTGCTGCTGACCCTGGGCGACGGCCTTCCCGACCTGCTGTCGGACGTTCTGCCCCTGGCTGGCCTTCCCACCGTGGCTGCCGGTGCGGGTGTGGCGCCCACCCGCATGACCGGGCGCCCCGGCCTGCTGACCGCCACCCTGCACGCCTGGGAAGCCGAGTGGCTGCTGGGACAGACCTTGGCCCAGCGCCGCCTGCCCACTTTCCTGCTCATGAGCCAGCAGGACAGCGGGTACGACCTGCCCCTGGCCTTCAGCCGGGGGCTGCTGGCGGCGGGCGGCACTCTGAGTGGCAGCGGCCTGATCGAGACGGCAGCAGACCAGCGCGACCTGATTCACAGGGCGCAGAGTTCAGGCGCGCAGCACCTCCATCTTCAGGACACGGCGCAGCATCATGCGCTCGCTCTCCTGCGCGCCGCACGGGCGGCCGGCCTGACCGTCACCACCACCGCTCTCAGTGCCACCCCGGCGCCAGCCGAGCGGATCAGCACTGTGGCTGACACAGGCAGCGCCCTGTGGGGTGGCTTTCAGAGGGCCGTTGGGCCTCACGCTTCGCACCCAGCGGCGGCGCTAGGCCACGATATTGGGCTCTGGATAACCCACAGCGCCGCGCAATTGCCCCAGCCCAGCCCAGTGGCCTTGATAGCCGCCCTGAGTGCCCAGCAGTTTGCTGGTCTGCGCGGCGCGCTGTATGTGACGGCCGACGGGCACCTCAGCGCGCCGCTGGCCCTGCACACCCCGGGTCGCGCGGCCCAGCCCATGATGAACCGACCCCACGCCACAGCCCTGGCTTCTGGTGAGCTGCGCAGTGGTCATCTGTTCGCTTTTCCACACGCCTTTCCAGGCTAAAGCCAGCCAAAAGCAGAAGGCGACGCACCGAATGTTCTGCGTCGCCTCCTGCTTTCGTCGCTCAGTTGGACCGGGGGAAGTTGAGACTCAATCGCGTGCGAAGGTCGCGCACAATGGCACTCTTTTGCCCACTGCTGATGCCCTTAATGACCCAGGCCTTGATCTCCAGTGGGTCTTCCAACTGCTCATCCAGTGCTAGACGCAGAGTATCCAGTTCCTGCAATTTCAGATCGTTGCGAAACAGGAAAGTCAGGGTCCGCATCACTTCTTCCACCTGTTTGGCTCTGGGGTGAGCCCTCAAACGGGCATCCTCGTCAATTTCCTCTTCAGAAGCACCAGAAGGCCCCTCGAACAGGGTAGGCTGGGGCTGTGTCGCTGTTTTACTTCGCTGAGCCTTCTGGGCCGGTTTCTGAGGCGGCGTGACCCCTTCAGGCACAACGTATTTACTCGGGTGCTTGAGAACATCTACAAAGAAGGCGGGTCTGGACCGGGGCTTGTAGCCTGTGGCCAGAATAGCTTTACATCGTCCTGCAGCATCTTCCACCGCCACCTCGCCGTACTCACGCACCAGCTGGAGGGCGCGTGTCTGGGTCACACCGAGGTCAGCGAGTTCCTGGAGCAGCGCAGGGTCCGGCGGAATAAACGCCTCTCCAAAGGTGTATTGCAGCACTTTCTTTTTGCCGCGTCCCACGTATTCCACGCTCTTGAGGAACCCTTTTTCCAGCAATTCCTCGTGGGCAGCGTCCAGCGTACGCTGAGCCATGCTGGGCCGGTCAGTCACGATTTTGCAGGCCTCGGCCCATTCCATCAGGCCCACCTGATACGCCATCGCCACAGCGTCTGGATTTTCAGGGTCGCGGCGCTGGGCGTCCAGCAGGCGGTACAGCGCGCGGGTCGGGGGACGGCGAAGGGTCTGCATGAACGACAGGTCCAGTGATTTGAGGAACCCAGCCCGCACACTGCGGGCAATTTCCTGCGGCAGCGTGATGCGCAGCACACTGGTGGCGTCCAGCCGGTCGGCCTGTCCCGAAGTGAATTCGATGCGGTCGATGTACCGAAAATTCACATTGGTCCAGCGGCCGCGGGGATGATCTCGCCACCCTTCCGAAATAAAATATGTGGTGGTGGTCAGTCTTTTTAGACTTTCATCAAGAGCCGAATAGTACCGGCCGCTGGTATCCAAGCCTGCCATTTGCAGCAGCTGATAGGGCGTACAGGTGACGACGCCGTCGCCCAGTGAACCCTGGTCAATGTACAGGTTGACCAGAGCTGCGCTGATGTCAGTGTCGATGCCGTGGGGTACGCCGTACTCGGGGAGGGCCTGGCAGGTCACACGGTAACGGCGGTCGCCGTCTTCGAGTTCCACGCTCCAATCACGGTAGTCAGCCGGAATGCGTTCCTGCACGCTGATGAGACTCAACCGAGCGATGTTGAGTTCGTCAAAGTGTCTGATGCCCTTGTCTGCCACTGCCCCCCCTGTTGTTGTTTTTCTTTTAGATGTTTTTATCTCTTTTAAAAGATATATGTTGACAACCACAAGCGGCCTGCCCCGACGCGCGCCAGGAGCAGAAAAAAGTGAACAAACGGCGCAAGATGTCCGATAGTTTGGCGCAAGATGTCCGATAGTTTTGGGGTGTTTTTGGCGCAAGATGTCCGATAGCTGCGCCCAAACGGCGCAAGATGTCCGATAGTTTTGGCGCAAGATGTCCGATAGGTAGAGGAAGAAAACGGCGCAAGATGTCCGATATTCAGTTGGCTGAACGGCGCAAGATGTCCGATAGTTGCGACTTAAACGGCGCAAGATGTCCGATACCCTCTCCTACAAGGAGAAGCCAACCTTTCGATCCTGTCTGGGACGGCATCGCCTGCAAAACGGCGCAAGATGTCCGATACGAGCCGATTTTGAAACGGCGCAAGATGTCCGATAGGTAGTTTTAATGTTTATAGCTAAAAATAGTATAATTTATAGTTTAATAGCTTAATAATCTCAGCCTACTTTCTCCTCCTCCGTCTTTTCTGCTCCCCTCTGCCTCCTACCAAGGTTTCAAAAACGGCGCAAGATGTCCGATACCCATGCTCCTTTTGCTCGTCACGTGACGAGCACACTCAGCGCTTGAGAGCAAACTCCCTCCCGGCGCGCTAATCTGAGCGGTAATGCGGACTCTCACGCTTTTTAATCACGCGGGCGGGGTTATGAAATCCAGCTTGACCCGCGACGTCGGCTACACGCTGGCAGCCGCCGGGCAACGCGTGCTTCTGATTGACCTGGACCCGCAGGCCAATCTCACGGACTGGCTGGGCGTTAGCGGCGTGACCCGCGATC
Proteins encoded in this window:
- a CDS encoding phage tail protein; protein product: MEPFVGEIRLFGGNFAPVGWTFCDGSLLNISDYETLYTLIGTTYGGDGQTNFAVPDLRGRLPVHMGTQQGNTLALGQTTGSETVTLNSTQMPVHGHALQASSQTAPAGGGVTAGAFLAQPEAGELYAGTGRRPKTLSPQTIGVSGGSQPHSNQSPYLCVNFIISLFGIYPSQG
- a CDS encoding phage tail protein → MEPFLGEIQMFAGNFAPRGWALCNGQLLPLSQNTALFSLLGTTYGGDGRTTFALPNLQAASPMAPGQGPGLSFHQLGEQGGSAAVTLLNQEMPAHIHTVNAFDIPGTSPVPTDRSLARSVQFNAYAPQTPGTVLNTSSVSVTGAAQPHNNMPPYLTITFIIALQGIFPQRP
- a CDS encoding replication initiator protein A; the encoded protein is MADKGIRHFDELNIARLSLISVQERIPADYRDWSVELEDGDRRYRVTCQALPEYGVPHGIDTDISAALVNLYIDQGSLGDGVVTCTPYQLLQMAGLDTSGRYYSALDESLKRLTTTTYFISEGWRDHPRGRWTNVNFRYIDRIEFTSGQADRLDATSVLRITLPQEIARSVRAGFLKSLDLSFMQTLRRPPTRALYRLLDAQRRDPENPDAVAMAYQVGLMEWAEACKIVTDRPSMAQRTLDAAHEELLEKGFLKSVEYVGRGKKKVLQYTFGEAFIPPDPALLQELADLGVTQTRALQLVREYGEVAVEDAAGRCKAILATGYKPRSRPAFFVDVLKHPSKYVVPEGVTPPQKPAQKAQRSKTATQPQPTLFEGPSGASEEEIDEDARLRAHPRAKQVEEVMRTLTFLFRNDLKLQELDTLRLALDEQLEDPLEIKAWVIKGISSGQKSAIVRDLRTRLSLNFPRSN